In the genome of Croceimicrobium hydrocarbonivorans, one region contains:
- a CDS encoding RCC1 domain-containing protein, protein MKYFLTVTFLIASISAKSQQVDGGNGHAIILDSNGIVYTIGRNNFGQIGDSTFINTSVPIEVSRLPKAMRISRGYDHSLAIDSSGYIWAWGRNNYGQLGTSILYDYNTPQKLSGHSDFIAVEGGHWHTVSLKRDGTVWTWGHNYYGELGNGTREHSQYPTQVITNDQNVLTEIIQIASVGYHTLALNSKGEVYSWGGNTYASLGHTKNKIQPYAEKIKSLSNITSIATGWHHSVALNDNAKFSYGDQTHLLRTENLQAHFFNL, encoded by the coding sequence ATGAAGTACTTCCTGACAGTAACATTCTTAATCGCTTCTATCAGCGCAAAATCACAACAAGTTGATGGAGGAAATGGACATGCAATAATTTTAGATTCAAATGGAATTGTTTATACAATTGGTAGAAATAACTTTGGTCAAATTGGTGACAGTACTTTCATAAACACTAGTGTTCCAATAGAAGTAAGTCGACTTCCAAAAGCAATGAGAATATCACGTGGTTATGATCATTCTCTGGCAATAGATTCATCTGGATACATTTGGGCTTGGGGAAGAAACAACTATGGACAATTAGGAACGTCTATTCTGTATGACTACAATACACCTCAAAAACTTTCAGGCCATTCTGATTTTATTGCTGTAGAGGGTGGTCATTGGCATACTGTTTCTCTAAAACGAGACGGAACTGTTTGGACTTGGGGTCATAATTATTACGGTGAATTAGGAAACGGAACGAGAGAGCATAGCCAGTACCCGACTCAAGTTATTACAAATGACCAGAACGTTTTAACCGAAATTATTCAAATCGCAAGTGTTGGTTATCACACCCTAGCGCTAAATAGTAAAGGAGAAGTCTATTCCTGGGGAGGGAACACTTATGCTTCATTGGGACACACAAAAAATAAAATTCAGCCTTATGCTGAAAAAATTAAATCCCTTTCAAATATTACCTCAATTGCAACAGGTTGGCATCATTCGGTAGCCCTAAATGATAATGCGAAGTTTTCATATGGGGATCAGACCCATCTACTCAGAACCGAGAATCTACAGGCTCATTTTTTCAATCTATAA
- a CDS encoding RCC1 domain-containing protein, producing the protein MACGSWHTLAIDSNGETWGWGKNHFGMLGTGDTLSTSTPIKLKLPVGICAIGGGCFQSLAVDTAGNIWTMGDNPSGQQGQGNYDRLHYPKKVLFEAKAGEPNNGLVTTIQSINYKFWISRILKYLLFITSIFLNIYLYKKLKLTMAKKS; encoded by the coding sequence ATTGCTTGTGGTAGCTGGCACACTTTGGCTATAGACTCGAATGGTGAGACTTGGGGATGGGGCAAAAACCATTTCGGCATGCTTGGAACAGGAGACACTTTGAGTACATCTACTCCTATCAAACTTAAATTACCTGTTGGCATCTGTGCAATTGGTGGAGGTTGTTTTCAGTCTTTAGCAGTTGATACCGCTGGAAACATTTGGACTATGGGGGATAACCCAAGCGGTCAACAAGGTCAAGGGAATTATGATAGATTGCATTACCCTAAAAAGGTATTATTTGAAGCCAAAGCAGGAGAACCGAATAATGGACTAGTTACTACTATTCAGTCGATAAATTACAAATTTTGGATATCCAGAATACTGAAATACCTCCTCTTCATAACAAGTATATTTCTGAACATTTACCTATATAAAAAACTAAAGCTAACAATGGCTAAAAAATCATAG
- a CDS encoding DKNYY domain-containing protein, protein MKKLEHVKLNIYRNTIDSSLVYETFAVDIGKVYHPVPNNLNIETANDYGEWLIDDRTVFAWYNTSDGRLLNELEIADRATFLVLDSSIYGKDKNHVYDTRHGIIEKADLETFEAVKIEVDGRVAYAKDKDNYFFWDEIVTDTLGFAKEYRKLKIKNEHPTKPKRH, encoded by the coding sequence GTGAAGAAACTTGAACACGTAAAGTTGAACATCTACAGAAACACCATTGACAGCTCACTGGTATATGAAACTTTCGCTGTGGACATAGGAAAAGTGTACCATCCTGTCCCAAACAATTTGAATATTGAAACCGCAAATGACTATGGTGAATGGTTAATTGATGATAGAACAGTATTCGCCTGGTACAACACCAGTGATGGTAGGCTTCTAAATGAACTTGAGATTGCCGACAGGGCGACATTCCTTGTATTAGACAGTTCAATCTATGGCAAAGACAAAAACCATGTTTACGATACTCGGCACGGAATTATAGAAAAAGCAGATTTAGAAACTTTTGAAGCCGTTAAGATAGAAGTTGATGGTAGAGTTGCTTACGCCAAGGACAAAGACAATTATTTCTTTTGGGACGAAATCGTGACTGACACCTTGGGTTTTGCCAAAGAATATAGAAAGTTGAAAATAAAAAATGAACACCCAACAAAACCTAAACGGCATTAA
- a CDS encoding signal peptidase II translates to MKLERRFITLMLVIVVVDLATKLLALNTLPFQQKIFLIGDKISFYLTFNEEATGGQAGYLLEQEFNKNQTLVLNAIAAFILIGFVFMIKKQNIKKLFKWLIIIGIYILTSIILELIKPSLNIEVSTWTASLVSKIAGISIYLTILTFINNSQLKLFFWMVISAGLGNLLSHFYYPYRIVDFINIDGSYELLRIGVFNLADLAFDLGIIGIFVTLIVLTVNKIKSKRLTTNAKNEYANRAD, encoded by the coding sequence ATGAAACTTGAAAGAAGATTTATAACACTAATGCTCGTAATAGTTGTTGTCGACTTGGCAACCAAACTATTAGCCCTTAACACTCTGCCTTTCCAGCAGAAAATCTTTTTAATTGGTGATAAAATAAGCTTCTATTTGACTTTCAATGAGGAAGCAACTGGTGGTCAAGCTGGTTATTTATTGGAACAAGAATTTAATAAAAACCAAACTTTAGTACTTAACGCAATAGCAGCATTTATTCTGATAGGTTTCGTTTTCATGATCAAGAAACAGAATATCAAAAAGCTATTCAAATGGCTTATAATCATTGGCATATACATTTTGACTAGTATAATACTTGAGCTGATCAAACCTAGCCTAAATATCGAAGTAAGTACTTGGACAGCATCTCTAGTTTCTAAAATTGCAGGAATATCCATTTACTTAACAATACTGACTTTCATCAATAATTCTCAACTGAAATTATTTTTCTGGATGGTAATTTCTGCAGGATTAGGCAACTTATTAAGTCATTTCTATTACCCATATAGGATTGTTGACTTTATTAACATCGATGGTAGTTACGAACTTCTGAGAATAGGCGTATTCAATCTGGCAGACTTGGCTTTTGACCTTGGTATAATAGGGATATTTGTAACCCTAATTGTATTGACTGTTAACAAAATAAAATCTAAACGACTCACAACAAACGCTAAAAATGAATATGCGAACAGAGCTGACTGA
- a CDS encoding YARHG domain-containing protein gives MKTTLPTILILILTFSAFGNDGVYLTRGSVIYPTQETKISLEKEILSFSVKDRLAYVDIQFQFNNPENTDRKLLIGFQAPTAAGDVSDSLSKANQISNFTIIQDGQILPYRLKAAKCEDCELKDPRDFNFSQFEPGVFVFLFEITFKPGLNQINHSYSFPASNNVSFDQFYNYILTTGSKWAGGKIKDLTVNIDMGRNQYFYVNDIFGQTANWSIVGTGKLTNEKFDYIDNDSCRMVRTLEGQLQISVKDFSPTKNIEFGIVSRYSFTSYPVDYDKIRTGKIVSIGNMTLEADYSKDELRLLRNTIYAQYGYDFNSPDLKEYFSQFAWYMPDPNLKMEDIKLTEKEKAFIDKILTKEK, from the coding sequence ATGAAAACGACACTTCCGACTATATTGATTCTAATTTTGACTTTCTCCGCCTTTGGAAACGATGGTGTTTACCTGACTCGTGGAAGTGTAATTTATCCGACTCAAGAGACAAAAATCTCTTTGGAAAAGGAAATCCTTTCATTCTCAGTCAAAGACAGACTTGCTTACGTTGACATTCAATTCCAGTTCAATAATCCTGAGAATACGGACAGAAAACTATTAATTGGCTTTCAAGCTCCAACAGCGGCAGGTGACGTTTCGGACTCTCTAAGTAAGGCAAATCAAATAAGCAACTTCACAATTATCCAAGACGGGCAGATTCTTCCTTACAGACTGAAAGCTGCCAAATGTGAAGATTGTGAATTGAAAGACCCTAGGGATTTCAATTTCTCCCAATTTGAGCCAGGAGTTTTTGTCTTCCTTTTTGAAATTACTTTTAAGCCAGGCCTAAATCAGATAAACCACAGTTATAGCTTTCCAGCAAGCAACAACGTTTCATTTGACCAATTCTACAATTACATTTTGACAACAGGCTCAAAATGGGCAGGCGGAAAAATCAAAGACTTGACTGTTAATATTGACATGGGAAGAAACCAATATTTCTATGTAAACGACATTTTCGGTCAGACAGCAAATTGGTCAATTGTTGGAACAGGAAAACTAACAAATGAAAAGTTCGACTATATCGACAATGACTCTTGCAGAATGGTCAGAACTCTTGAAGGTCAGCTTCAAATAAGCGTAAAAGACTTCAGTCCAACTAAGAATATTGAATTTGGTATAGTAAGCAGATACTCTTTTACAAGTTACCCAGTTGACTATGATAAAATTAGAACAGGGAAAATTGTTTCTATTGGTAACATGACTTTAGAAGCTGATTACTCAAAAGATGAACTTAGACTTCTAAGAAATACGATTTATGCTCAATACGGATACGACTTCAATAGTCCTGACCTTAAGGAGTACTTTTCTCAATTTGCTTGGTATATGCCCGATCCGAATTTGAAAATGGAAGACATAAAACTGACCGAAAAAGAAAAGGCTTTTATAGACAAAATATTGACGAAAGAAAAATAA
- a CDS encoding PsbP-related protein — MPLIILFLFLGLQACSQQNSTELEIYHSEKYGFTIDKPKSWAISIPPDSLKLDAVGFQQVAENNDTSILAHIDIVIEETKHDQLKDFVKQTINNAKDYFENFELISQNEFKNGSLKGENFVFTSSFGDMHFKSSVFAYYINGKIYIITAESDSQDFQELEMLFETIGKSFEIK, encoded by the coding sequence ATGCCCTTAATAATCCTATTTCTTTTTCTGGGATTACAAGCTTGTTCTCAACAAAATTCAACCGAATTAGAAATCTATCATTCAGAAAAATATGGCTTCACCATTGACAAGCCAAAAAGCTGGGCTATATCGATACCACCAGATTCCTTAAAACTTGACGCGGTAGGCTTTCAACAAGTTGCAGAAAATAATGACACTTCTATTTTAGCTCATATCGACATTGTAATCGAAGAGACTAAACATGATCAACTTAAAGACTTTGTTAAACAGACTATTAATAATGCAAAAGACTATTTTGAAAACTTTGAACTTATAAGTCAAAATGAATTCAAAAACGGCTCCTTAAAAGGTGAAAATTTTGTATTCACTTCATCATTTGGTGACATGCATTTTAAATCATCTGTATTTGCCTATTACATAAATGGTAAAATCTACATAATTACAGCAGAATCGGACTCACAAGATTTCCAAGAACTTGAAATGCTTTTTGAAACGATAGGTAAATCATTTGAAATAAAATAA
- a CDS encoding DUF7738 domain-containing protein produces the protein MKTVKTRLLGLIALIALTSNFVMAQSDTKIRYTASAELFINDTPLDGQTKLKELIANLGEPSKKVDYPNGETSYFYEEIGIVFFTKDGIVKGLGINFNWDGDEKFPEKTFTGTLNLGDSEIEKETKSESIAAIKSIEFICPIPIMCASKDREAKINCAVAFKDEKLTQVAFIIN, from the coding sequence ATGAAAACCGTAAAAACTAGACTTTTAGGATTAATTGCTTTGATCGCATTAACATCAAATTTTGTGATGGCACAGTCTGACACTAAGATTCGTTATACTGCATCTGCGGAGCTTTTTATAAATGACACGCCTCTTGATGGTCAGACCAAGCTTAAGGAATTGATAGCGAACCTAGGAGAACCAAGTAAAAAAGTGGACTACCCAAACGGTGAGACAAGCTACTTTTATGAAGAAATTGGAATTGTGTTTTTCACTAAAGATGGTATAGTAAAAGGACTTGGCATAAATTTCAATTGGGATGGAGACGAAAAATTTCCAGAGAAAACATTCACAGGCACCTTAAACCTTGGCGATTCAGAAATTGAAAAAGAAACTAAGAGTGAATCAATAGCTGCAATAAAATCAATTGAGTTCATTTGCCCTATTCCGATAATGTGTGCATCTAAGGACAGAGAAGCGAAAATAAATTGTGCAGTTGCTTTTAAAGACGAAAAATTGACTCAAGTAGCATTTATCATAAACTAG
- a CDS encoding DUF1990 family protein, which produces MFIAFYSPICHILNLGQHKRNGLKLPQAIPKPLALIKMKIFLTDQKKNFEKHLKSFRKKSVMGYDKNRLTEKVSTIDITTDKVDFKVLFDYKIFPDNIMTHLTEWKLNNREMKAGDIIVQQVFIPPTKTFSQKVVFGVRINEIIEEPTKKGFSYETLDGHVEKGISTFTLEQTDEKTIFKILTYSAPGNILTRALGPIFSRPYQKYSTQQALKNVKQQIKKSI; this is translated from the coding sequence ATGTTTATCGCTTTCTACAGCCCAATTTGCCATATACTAAACCTTGGGCAGCATAAGAGAAATGGACTTAAACTGCCACAAGCCATACCCAAACCCTTGGCGTTAATTAAAATGAAAATATTTCTGACAGACCAAAAAAAGAACTTTGAAAAACATCTCAAGAGCTTTAGAAAAAAGTCTGTCATGGGCTACGATAAAAATCGGTTGACAGAAAAGGTTTCGACAATTGACATCACAACGGACAAGGTTGACTTTAAGGTTCTATTTGACTACAAAATCTTTCCTGACAATATCATGACCCATTTGACAGAATGGAAATTGAATAACCGAGAAATGAAAGCAGGAGACATAATAGTTCAACAAGTTTTCATTCCACCGACAAAGACTTTCTCGCAAAAAGTCGTTTTTGGAGTTAGAATAAATGAAATCATTGAGGAACCGACAAAAAAAGGTTTTAGCTACGAGACATTAGATGGTCACGTTGAAAAAGGAATTTCGACTTTCACATTAGAACAGACAGATGAAAAGACCATTTTCAAAATCCTGACTTATTCAGCCCCAGGAAATATTTTGACCCGAGCTTTAGGACCGATTTTTTCGAGACCCTATCAGAAGTACTCGACCCAACAAGCCTTGAAAAATGTAAAACAACAAATAAAAAAAAGCATATAA
- a CDS encoding DUF4279 domain-containing protein, giving the protein MSSTRWFDENGDEIIREPVNLDETEHIAEIGGTFEAFSVGVNFYSEDLDRHEITRLIGVEPTKSWNPNERHPIGNSNKTRITDWGKWYLTSKRDNTELNQKLEDLLNSLTSDLETWKKLTSKYHAWIDVAGYMENWNRGFSLKPELMRMLSDRNLEVVFDIYYDGEEENDAD; this is encoded by the coding sequence ATGAGTTCAACTAGATGGTTTGACGAAAATGGGGACGAAATAATAAGAGAGCCTGTTAATCTTGACGAGACTGAACACATTGCAGAAATCGGTGGAACCTTTGAAGCATTTAGCGTTGGGGTGAACTTTTATTCTGAGGACTTGGACAGGCACGAGATTACTAGATTAATTGGCGTAGAACCAACAAAATCTTGGAATCCTAATGAAAGACACCCTATTGGTAACTCAAATAAGACAAGAATTACAGATTGGGGTAAATGGTATTTAACTTCAAAAAGAGATAATACTGAATTGAATCAGAAATTAGAGGACTTGTTAAACTCACTGACCTCTGATTTAGAAACATGGAAAAAATTAACTTCTAAATACCATGCTTGGATTGACGTTGCAGGTTACATGGAGAATTGGAATAGAGGCTTTAGTCTTAAACCCGAGCTAATGCGAATGCTAAGTGACAGAAACCTTGAAGTCGTATTTGACATTTATTACGATGGAGAAGAAGAAAATGATGCTGATTAA
- a CDS encoding HEAT repeat domain-containing protein, with amino-acid sequence MNEYENLNRELSEAGVPDHVFMEQKGKPIDTLVNTKTSSHPYEDILIEYLYKLSGSNLEMVVRALTEKKNKKAAPYLLKIIQRRNGLSKHNLWAVGNALYTIDNKNTYSEIMNLCRDKSLGIGRAKLFGVLSRIRTEEAFDILVKNLSDQEVRGDVIEALGRFGDPKAIPLLENLTPDKEKYEFKARNTALKRLKEKKLGSTLGIKNRSDCA; translated from the coding sequence ATGAACGAGTACGAAAATTTAAACAGAGAACTTAGTGAGGCTGGTGTTCCGGATCATGTTTTCATGGAACAGAAAGGAAAGCCTATTGATACTCTGGTTAATACAAAAACATCGTCTCATCCTTATGAAGATATTTTGATTGAATACCTATATAAATTGTCAGGTAGCAACTTAGAAATGGTAGTGCGTGCCTTGACAGAAAAGAAAAACAAGAAAGCTGCGCCTTACTTATTGAAAATCATCCAACGTAGAAATGGACTTTCAAAACATAATCTATGGGCTGTAGGAAATGCTTTATACACGATTGACAATAAGAACACCTACTCAGAAATTATGAACCTCTGTCGTGACAAGTCACTTGGAATTGGCAGAGCAAAGCTTTTTGGAGTTCTCTCGAGAATCAGAACAGAGGAGGCATTCGATATTCTGGTTAAAAATCTGTCCGATCAAGAAGTGAGAGGAGATGTTATTGAAGCGCTCGGTAGGTTTGGGGATCCTAAGGCAATTCCCCTTTTAGAAAATTTGACCCCAGACAAAGAGAAGTATGAGTTCAAAGCTAGGAACACTGCATTGAAAAGATTGAAAGAAAAAAAACTGGGTTCAACCTTGGGTATAAAAAATAGGTCGGACTGTGCTTAA
- a CDS encoding tetratricopeptide repeat protein gives MKHSITLLIILFAFAAQGQKKAEKLFQKAISNYESGNYYDAATDFQEIAENHKRFKYHDQCFYNTAYSYHQADSLTLAITWYEKIRASNLKDDNRVGGRGILEPYANYKHYSTFNIATIEYNRENYEKALEYYRQSLEKYPYYNESGTDLRTNKNQLTIYVSDCLEKLEKYEEALLTIVPEALDSKRSSNYESVVKRSIEIITDHFDKEKIQQELSTALETLEKNEKEGSYSITIRNKKIKLFPYWLDDDSIDGLKKEIIDSEFWKKLIEE, from the coding sequence ATGAAACACTCGATAACCCTACTAATAATCCTTTTCGCTTTTGCAGCACAAGGACAAAAGAAGGCGGAAAAGCTTTTCCAGAAAGCCATTTCCAACTATGAGAGCGGAAATTATTATGATGCTGCGACGGACTTTCAGGAAATTGCAGAGAACCATAAAAGGTTTAAATACCATGACCAGTGCTTTTATAACACAGCATATTCATATCATCAAGCTGACAGTCTCACTTTAGCAATTACCTGGTATGAGAAAATAAGAGCTTCAAATTTGAAAGATGACAATAGAGTTGGTGGAAGGGGAATTTTGGAACCTTATGCTAATTACAAGCACTACTCTACTTTCAATATTGCCACAATTGAGTACAATCGAGAAAATTATGAGAAGGCACTTGAGTACTATCGACAATCCTTAGAAAAGTACCCTTACTATAATGAATCAGGAACTGACTTAAGAACAAACAAAAATCAACTGACCATTTACGTAAGCGATTGCTTAGAGAAGCTTGAAAAATATGAAGAAGCACTTCTTACGATTGTTCCTGAAGCACTGGACTCCAAGAGAAGCTCAAACTATGAATCAGTTGTAAAGCGCTCCATCGAAATAATTACTGACCATTTTGACAAAGAAAAAATACAGCAAGAACTTAGTACTGCTCTTGAAACATTAGAGAAAAACGAAAAGGAAGGTTCCTATTCTATCACAATACGGAATAAAAAGATAAAGCTCTTTCCATATTGGTTAGATGATGACTCAATTGACGGACTGAAAAAAGAAATTATTGACTCAGAATTTTGGAAAAAGTTGATTGAAGAATAA
- a CDS encoding YARHG domain-containing protein, translating to MKVILIFTILISWGIVQGQSNDFDKLISKYGKEGTEIDSVQLRKYFDVDLHPDIAPSGYADKIILRKPNMIGLTCKVICTAGGGCESSKLRIFDYEGNVLGKLKDFEHFFADCSDQNEKYCEYISDSILIVVDKVKAQKDCDTDSLVKLEISIETYRIKNNGEVIKLDRKQIDTRREYFFTSIKLLSDSDLKDKSKIDLATMRNEIYAAHGYIFKTDKWRNYFKTQSWYAPRFDNVNNDLTLIEKENIKLIQKHEKH from the coding sequence ATGAAAGTAATACTGATTTTTACGATTCTAATTTCCTGGGGAATCGTGCAAGGCCAAAGCAATGATTTTGACAAGCTAATTTCAAAATACGGTAAAGAAGGAACTGAGATAGACAGTGTTCAATTAAGAAAATATTTTGACGTTGACCTGCATCCTGATATCGCACCGTCCGGATATGCTGATAAAATCATCCTTCGCAAACCAAACATGATTGGTTTGACCTGTAAAGTTATATGCACAGCAGGAGGCGGATGTGAATCCAGCAAACTACGGATTTTTGATTATGAGGGTAATGTTTTAGGAAAGCTTAAGGATTTCGAGCATTTTTTCGCAGACTGTAGTGATCAAAATGAAAAATATTGCGAATACATTTCTGATTCGATTTTAATAGTCGTCGATAAGGTCAAGGCACAAAAAGACTGCGATACTGACTCCTTAGTAAAATTGGAAATATCCATAGAAACCTACAGAATTAAAAATAACGGCGAGGTAATTAAATTGGATAGAAAGCAAATTGACACAAGACGTGAGTATTTTTTTACTTCCATTAAATTACTTTCGGACTCAGACCTTAAGGATAAATCTAAAATTGATTTAGCCACCATGAGAAATGAGATTTATGCAGCTCATGGCTACATTTTTAAAACCGACAAATGGCGAAATTATTTTAAAACACAAAGTTGGTACGCACCCAGGTTTGACAATGTCAATAACGACTTGACTTTGATAGAGAAAGAAAATATTAAATTGATTCAGAAACACGAGAAGCATTAA